The genomic window CAACAATGGAACAGCCGTGGCTTGATGAGGCAAGCAGGATGAATCCATATACATACAGCATCTGTATGAATGAGGATACGGCAAAGAAGAAAGGACTGAAAGACGGTGACAACATTGTCGTGGAGACAGTAACCGGCCGCCAGGTAACTGGAACCTTAAAGACCATGCAGGGACACCATCCACAGACGTGTTCAATTGCCGCATGCAGTGGATACAAAATTACAAAAGGGGTGATTTATGGCAAGATGGGGTATGGTGATAAATCTCAATAAGTGCATAGGTTGTTATGCCTGTATGCTTGCCTGTAAACAGGAACATTTTCTTCCTCCGGATATATTCTGGACCAGGGTACTTGTTGGTGAACTTGGTAAGTTTCCGGCAGTGAGAAAACAGATCTATCCAGTGCTGTGTAATCATTGCAAAGAGGCTGCCTGTGTAAAAGTATGTCCTACTGGAGCCTCTGTGAAAAGGGATGATGGTATTGTATTTGTTGATTATGATAAGTGTGTGGGATGCAGGTATTGTGTAATGGCATGTCCCTACCAGCAAAGAACATTTTATGGAGATGATAA from Pseudomonadota bacterium includes these protein-coding regions:
- a CDS encoding 4Fe-4S dicluster domain-containing protein — translated: MARWGMVINLNKCIGCYACMLACKQEHFLPPDIFWTRVLVGELGKFPAVRKQIYPVLCNHCKEAACVKVCPTGASVKRDDGIVFVDYDKCVGCRYCVMACPYQQRTFYGDDKKEYFPGQGFTEWEVLGRKLYPLEKGTVVKCTFCVERVDEGQKKGLKPGMDREATPACVIACPAKARYFGDLDDPASEVSRLVSERKASQLSPEYGTNPSVYYIVR